The following are encoded together in the Robertmurraya sp. FSL R5-0851 genome:
- the yqeK gene encoding bis(5'-nucleosyl)-tetraphosphatase (symmetrical) YqeK, protein MDRAKALEIVREQLTDHRYQHTLGVEQTAVKLAKKYGANEKQAELAAIFHDYAKFRPKEEMKQIILQEKMPEELLSYNSELWHAPVGAYLVENEVGIHDRDVLQAIRYHTSGRPHMSLLEKIIYVADYIEPGRQFPGVDEVREVADNDLNEALLLSIQNSIIFLVKKKRAVFPLTLQTYNYFIHLKED, encoded by the coding sequence ATGGATCGAGCGAAAGCGTTAGAGATTGTTAGAGAGCAATTAACCGACCATCGTTATCAGCATACACTAGGGGTAGAACAAACAGCTGTAAAGCTAGCCAAAAAATATGGAGCAAATGAGAAACAAGCGGAGTTGGCAGCAATCTTTCATGATTATGCAAAGTTTCGTCCTAAAGAAGAGATGAAACAAATCATTCTTCAAGAAAAAATGCCTGAGGAACTGCTTTCCTATAATAGTGAACTTTGGCATGCTCCAGTAGGCGCTTATTTAGTGGAGAATGAAGTTGGTATTCATGATCGTGATGTGCTACAGGCAATTCGTTACCACACTTCTGGTAGACCGCATATGTCATTGCTTGAAAAAATTATTTATGTGGCTGATTACATTGAACCGGGGAGGCAATTTCCAGGTGTCGATGAGGTCAGAGAGGTAGCTGATAATGATTTGAATGAAGCGTTATTGCTTTCTATTCAGAATTCAATTATTTTCTTAGTAAAAAAGAAACGAGCGGTTTTTCCGT
- a CDS encoding nicotinate-nucleotide adenylyltransferase: protein MRKIGILGGTFDPPHNGHLLIANEVLDSLGLDEIWFLPNSKPPHKSTSGTSTIDRVTMLEKAISNHADFKVEKIELERSGPSYTYDTMKLLHQKNEGTEFYFIIGADMVEYLPKWYKIDDLLNLVTFVGVQRPEHVLQTSYPVIYIDIPEFAVSSSLIRERVKNGNTIHYLTPDSVIQYIKEHQLYGSSESVRDC, encoded by the coding sequence ATGAGGAAAATTGGAATTTTAGGGGGAACCTTTGACCCACCCCACAATGGACATCTACTTATTGCAAACGAGGTATTAGATTCCTTAGGGCTAGATGAAATATGGTTTTTGCCTAATTCGAAACCACCGCATAAATCAACAAGTGGGACAAGCACGATCGATCGAGTGACCATGCTTGAAAAGGCAATAAGTAATCATGCCGATTTCAAAGTTGAAAAAATAGAGTTGGAGCGGAGTGGTCCGTCTTATACGTATGACACGATGAAGCTTCTGCATCAGAAAAATGAGGGTACAGAGTTTTATTTTATTATCGGGGCAGACATGGTTGAATATTTACCCAAATGGTACAAGATTGATGATTTATTGAACCTTGTTACTTTTGTCGGAGTGCAAAGACCAGAACACGTATTGCAGACAAGTTATCCGGTTATCTATATAGATATTCCGGAATTTGCCGTCTCTTCTAGTTTAATAAGAGAAAGAGTAAAGAATGGGAATACTATTCATTATCTTACCCCTGACTCCGTCATACAATATATAAAGGAGCATCAGTTATATGGATCGAGCGAAAGCGTTAGAGATTGTTAG
- the yhbY gene encoding ribosome assembly RNA-binding protein YhbY has product MLTGKQKRFLRSKAHHLNPIFQVGKGGVNDNMIKQINEALEVRELLKVSVLQNCDEDKDEVAVKLSSGCKAELVQVIGSTIVLYKESEENKQLQLP; this is encoded by the coding sequence ATGTTAACTGGTAAGCAGAAAAGATTTTTACGTTCAAAAGCTCATCATCTAAACCCTATTTTTCAAGTAGGAAAAGGTGGAGTGAACGATAACATGATTAAACAAATCAATGAGGCATTAGAGGTTAGGGAACTTCTGAAGGTAAGTGTGTTACAAAATTGTGATGAGGACAAGGACGAAGTAGCAGTTAAGTTATCGTCAGGCTGTAAGGCGGAACTTGTTCAAGTAATTGGATCTACCATTGTTTTATATAAAGAGTCTGAGGAAAATAAACAATTACAGCTTCCTTAA
- the aroE gene encoding shikimate dehydrogenase, whose product MKKLYAVIGDPIAHSMSPAMHNDLFGFYDIDAHYHALHVRKGDLQKAIIGLKAIQISGFNVTVPHKVDILPMLDRLDPLAEAIGAVNTVVNEDGELVGYNTDGEGSVKGIMNIIPDLFNHRILIVGAGGAARAIYFTLASMGIKNIDVTNRTSEKAAELIAQCPYTVNSSVLLREDAENDLDEYDIIIQTTSIGMAPNVECQPLSLHNLKENSFVSDIIYNPLETLFLRSAKDKGARTQNGIDMFVLQGALAFKKWTGIFPDQKRMEKLVLNRLGG is encoded by the coding sequence TTGAAAAAGCTGTATGCGGTAATTGGGGATCCGATCGCTCATTCTATGTCGCCTGCCATGCACAATGATTTATTTGGCTTTTATGATATAGATGCTCATTATCATGCGCTTCATGTAAGAAAAGGAGACTTACAGAAAGCGATCATAGGATTAAAAGCGATACAAATTAGTGGGTTTAATGTGACTGTTCCACATAAGGTCGATATCCTTCCGATGCTTGATCGCTTAGATCCTTTAGCCGAAGCGATCGGTGCAGTAAACACAGTCGTAAATGAGGATGGTGAGCTCGTTGGATACAACACTGATGGCGAAGGATCAGTGAAAGGAATTATGAATATTATTCCAGATCTTTTCAACCATCGAATTCTCATTGTTGGGGCTGGAGGGGCTGCAAGAGCCATTTATTTTACTTTAGCTTCCATGGGGATTAAAAACATTGATGTTACCAATCGTACAAGTGAAAAAGCAGCTGAATTAATTGCTCAATGTCCATATACGGTCAACTCCAGTGTATTACTGCGTGAAGATGCTGAGAATGATTTGGACGAGTATGATATTATTATACAAACAACATCGATTGGTATGGCACCAAATGTAGAATGCCAACCGCTCTCTTTACATAACTTAAAAGAAAATAGTTTTGTAAGTGATATTATATACAACCCTCTTGAAACTTTATTTTTACGTTCTGCAAAGGATAAAGGGGCTCGCACGCAAAATGGAATCGATATGTTCGTTCTTCAAGGGGCATTAGCATTTAAAAAATGGACCGGAATTTTCCCGGACCAAAAGAGAATGGAAAAATTGGTTTTAAACCGATTAGGAGGATAA
- the yqeH gene encoding ribosome biogenesis GTPase YqeH, with the protein MSEQFSCIGCGVDIQTVDKEALGYAPPSALEKEVIICQRCFRLKHYNEIQDVSLTDDDFLKILNGLSQTDALIVKIVDIFDFNGSWLPGLHRFVGKNKILLVGNKVDLLPHSIKPNKVIQWMKREAKKLGLHPEDVFLVSAHKGHFVREVAEAIDEYRNGKDVYVVGCTNVGKSTFINRILKEVSGEGDVITTSHFPGTTLDIIEIPLSDGKHLIDTPGIINHHQMAHFVSKQDLKIITPKKEIKPKVFQLNEGQTLFFGGLARFDFISGGRQSFVCHFSNEINIHRTKLDHADELYEKHVGDMLSPPRTDELEEFPPLIRQEFMIKEEKTDIVFSGLGWITVNEPGVKIAAYVPKGVHAMIRKSLI; encoded by the coding sequence TTGAGTGAACAGTTTTCGTGTATAGGCTGTGGGGTAGATATCCAAACAGTGGATAAGGAGGCTTTAGGCTATGCGCCTCCATCCGCACTTGAAAAGGAAGTCATTATTTGCCAACGCTGTTTTCGTTTAAAACACTATAATGAGATCCAGGATGTTAGTTTAACAGATGATGACTTTTTAAAAATACTGAATGGTTTATCCCAAACGGATGCGCTTATTGTAAAAATTGTCGATATTTTTGATTTTAACGGTAGCTGGTTACCTGGTCTACACCGTTTTGTAGGGAAGAACAAAATCCTGCTTGTTGGTAATAAAGTGGACCTTCTTCCGCACTCAATAAAGCCAAATAAGGTCATTCAATGGATGAAGCGGGAAGCAAAAAAACTCGGTTTGCATCCAGAAGATGTGTTTTTAGTGAGTGCACATAAAGGTCATTTTGTTCGTGAAGTAGCTGAAGCAATCGACGAGTATCGAAATGGCAAGGATGTGTATGTAGTAGGTTGTACAAATGTCGGAAAATCCACATTTATTAACCGGATCCTAAAGGAAGTCTCGGGAGAAGGGGATGTGATAACGACTTCCCATTTTCCAGGTACGACTCTGGATATTATTGAGATTCCACTTTCCGACGGTAAGCATCTTATAGATACGCCAGGAATCATCAATCACCATCAAATGGCTCATTTTGTGAGTAAGCAGGATTTGAAAATTATCACTCCAAAAAAGGAAATAAAGCCAAAAGTCTTCCAATTGAACGAAGGACAAACTTTATTTTTCGGAGGACTTGCCCGATTTGATTTTATTAGTGGAGGAAGACAATCATTTGTTTGTCATTTTTCTAATGAAATTAATATTCATCGTACAAAACTTGATCATGCTGATGAGTTATACGAAAAGCATGTGGGTGACATGCTCTCACCTCCAAGAACAGATGAATTGGAAGAATTTCCACCACTCATTCGTCAGGAATTTATGATTAAAGAAGAGAAGACAGACATCGTGTTTTCCGGTCTGGGTTGGATCACGGTAAACGAACCTGGAGTGAAAATTGCAGCGTATGTTCCTAAGGGTGTTCATGCAATGATTAGAAAATCGCTTATATAA
- a CDS encoding YqeG family HAD IIIA-type phosphatase, whose amino-acid sequence MLKKFLPDQHVKSIFEITPESLKEKGVKAIITDLDNTLVEWDRPNATPNLIKWFEEMKKHNIIVTIVSNNNEGRVKAFSDPLNIPFIFQARKPLARAFKKAMKQMGTSKDETVVIGDQLLTDVLGGNRSGLHTILVVPVASTDGFVTKFNRLVERRILNWFRKKGMIVWED is encoded by the coding sequence ATGCTTAAGAAGTTTTTGCCGGATCAGCATGTCAAAAGTATTTTTGAAATTACTCCTGAAAGTTTAAAGGAAAAAGGAGTTAAGGCGATTATTACCGATTTAGATAATACTCTTGTCGAATGGGATCGTCCAAATGCAACACCGAACCTTATCAAATGGTTTGAGGAAATGAAAAAACATAATATTATTGTGACGATCGTGTCTAATAATAATGAAGGAAGAGTGAAAGCTTTTTCTGATCCACTAAATATACCTTTTATTTTTCAAGCTCGTAAGCCTTTGGCAAGAGCCTTTAAAAAGGCTATGAAGCAAATGGGAACATCTAAGGATGAAACGGTGGTTATCGGAGACCAGCTACTTACTGATGTTCTAGGTGGTAACCGTAGCGGGTTACATACCATTCTTGTTGTACCTGTAGCCTCAACAGATGGATTTGTGACAAAGTTTAATCGATTAGTTGAGCGAAGAATACTGAATTGGTTCCGTAAAAAAGGAATGATTGTATGGGAGGATTAA
- a CDS encoding sporulation histidine kinase inhibitor Sda: MRKLSDDLLVESYFKARELQLSKDFIYLIETEIHRRSLTHKIIV, translated from the coding sequence TTGCGTAAATTATCGGATGACTTACTTGTTGAATCTTATTTTAAAGCGAGAGAACTACAACTAAGCAAAGATTTTATTTATTTAATTGAGACAGAAATTCACCGTCGTTCATTAACTCACAAAATCATTGTGTAA
- a CDS encoding phosphatidylserine decarboxylase produces MFQTIYRFMIELTNGRWSSSLLKRFATSNMSRYVVPHFSRIYQIDTEEMEGDLKEFSTLHDFFIRKLRKGSRPINQDAQAVTSPVDAVLEEVGPISEQKLIEVKGKTYSIEEMLGNDALLQKYINGTFMVLYLSPSHYHRIHSPITGRVTASWTLGKKSYPVNSLGLKYGKSTLSKNYRTVTEIKHQTGHIAVVKVGAMFVNSIEVTHENEHVEKGQELAYFTFGSTVVLLFEKDSIQSTLEKSLPFPIKVGERIALLKET; encoded by the coding sequence TTGTTTCAAACCATTTATCGTTTCATGATTGAATTAACCAATGGCAGATGGTCTTCCTCGCTGTTGAAGAGATTTGCTACATCAAATATGAGTCGTTATGTTGTTCCTCACTTTTCAAGAATCTATCAAATCGATACGGAGGAAATGGAAGGAGATCTCAAGGAATTCTCCACACTCCATGATTTCTTTATCCGAAAGCTGAGGAAAGGGAGTAGGCCGATTAATCAGGACGCACAAGCTGTTACTAGTCCAGTTGATGCCGTACTTGAGGAAGTTGGACCTATTTCAGAACAGAAATTGATTGAGGTGAAGGGGAAAACATACTCAATTGAAGAAATGTTAGGTAATGATGCGCTTTTACAAAAATATATAAATGGAACCTTCATGGTTTTGTACTTAAGCCCGAGTCATTACCATCGTATTCATAGTCCCATTACTGGAAGGGTTACAGCCAGTTGGACACTCGGAAAGAAATCATATCCAGTCAACTCTCTTGGATTAAAATATGGGAAAAGTACACTCTCGAAAAATTATCGGACAGTGACCGAAATTAAGCATCAGACGGGTCATATAGCAGTGGTGAAGGTAGGGGCCATGTTTGTGAACTCCATTGAAGTTACACATGAGAATGAACATGTAGAAAAGGGCCAGGAACTCGCGTATTTTACATTTGGATCAACGGTCGTCCTATTGTTTGAAAAAGACTCTATCCAATCAACTTTAGAAAAATCGCTTCCATTTCCTATCAAAGTGGGAGAAAGAATTGCGTTATTAAAAGAGACATGA
- the pssA gene encoding CDP-diacylglycerol--serine O-phosphatidyltransferase — protein MFLLNVLDQTLKKLRIQTANLLTFINLFLGGFAVIESLKGNLDLSLLLIFIAAFVDRFDGMVARKLHIESELGKQLDSMSDIISFGVAPALLIYQGILFEFDFPGTFFTIFYIACGAFRLARFNISEDQSYFTGLPITAAGCLLTFSYLLLPFLLPEMFLFFIIILSFFMVSPFKLKKI, from the coding sequence TTGTTTTTATTAAACGTACTCGATCAAACACTCAAAAAATTAAGAATTCAAACGGCCAATCTTTTAACATTCATCAATCTCTTTCTTGGTGGGTTTGCAGTGATTGAGAGCCTTAAAGGGAATTTAGATTTGAGCCTTTTATTAATTTTTATTGCTGCATTCGTTGACCGATTTGATGGAATGGTTGCCCGAAAACTTCATATTGAATCAGAACTTGGCAAACAATTAGATTCCATGAGTGATATTATATCATTTGGTGTCGCACCTGCACTATTGATTTATCAAGGAATATTATTTGAGTTTGACTTTCCTGGAACGTTTTTTACGATTTTTTATATCGCGTGTGGGGCGTTTCGTCTTGCTCGCTTTAATATTAGCGAGGATCAAAGCTATTTTACCGGTTTACCGATTACAGCTGCTGGCTGCTTATTGACCTTTAGCTATCTATTGCTTCCGTTTCTACTTCCTGAAATGTTCCTCTTTTTCATTATTATTCTTTCTTTTTTCATGGTTAGTCCGTTCAAATTAAAAAAAATATAG
- a CDS encoding M3 family oligoendopeptidase: protein MTKRSTYYDVWDLDVFFSGGSSSQAFINHIHSSKEDVERFRSRVGDWQPSNKITDQEQIAEMVEFFQTVAKQIRQAGAFVSCLHAQNTNDKKVSALRGQVTELSASLQNALTVFDQKLTTYDNQIWEELLQGESLHPLQFVLHERRMNALERLSQEEETIINALSIDGYHGWGQLYDTIVGTIKVPFKEGNETKELSVGQAANKFSHPIQVVRKSIFEGWEEAWSEKAEYLSKTLNHLAGFRLNTYKLRGWEDVLKEPLQINRMQKKTLDTMWQVISDAKAPFVTFLEKKANLLGKDRLSWYDLDAPIGQVESKVSYQEGAEFIIEHFSRFGKEMTDFARKAFEQKWIEAEDRPGKAPGGFHTFFPESNQSRIFMTFSGTPSNVSTLAHELGHGFHTYAMRDQHYLNRNYAMNVAETASTFAEMIVADAAVKQARNPEEKLALLEDKIQRSVALLMNIHARFLFETRFYEERKNGVVGTERLNQLMKEAQEEAYGGALDEYHPLFWASKLHFFITGVPFYNFPYTFGYLFSLGIYAKAQEEGEGYEEKYVALLKDTASMTVEELAWKHLNVDLTKPDFWEKAVQLCVADVEEFLSLTK, encoded by the coding sequence ATGACGAAAAGAAGTACTTATTATGATGTATGGGACCTTGACGTGTTTTTTTCAGGGGGAAGTTCTTCTCAAGCATTTATTAATCACATACATAGCTCAAAGGAAGATGTTGAAAGGTTTCGAAGCAGGGTAGGAGATTGGCAACCTTCAAATAAAATAACCGATCAAGAACAAATTGCAGAAATGGTTGAATTCTTTCAAACAGTTGCGAAACAGATCCGCCAGGCAGGGGCATTTGTTAGCTGTTTACATGCACAAAATACAAACGATAAGAAAGTTAGCGCACTTCGTGGGCAAGTAACTGAGCTTAGTGCGAGTTTACAAAATGCGCTCACGGTTTTTGATCAAAAATTAACTACCTACGACAATCAAATTTGGGAAGAATTGCTTCAGGGAGAATCTCTTCATCCCTTGCAGTTTGTGTTACATGAAAGACGTATGAATGCATTAGAGAGACTTTCTCAGGAAGAAGAAACAATCATTAATGCATTAAGCATTGATGGCTATCATGGATGGGGGCAATTATATGATACCATCGTGGGTACGATTAAAGTTCCATTTAAAGAAGGAAATGAAACAAAGGAGTTATCGGTTGGGCAAGCAGCCAATAAGTTCTCACATCCAATTCAAGTGGTAAGAAAATCAATCTTTGAAGGTTGGGAGGAAGCTTGGTCTGAAAAAGCAGAGTATTTGTCAAAAACGCTCAATCACCTTGCCGGATTTCGATTAAACACGTATAAGCTTCGTGGATGGGAAGATGTTTTAAAGGAGCCATTACAAATAAATCGTATGCAGAAGAAAACTTTAGACACGATGTGGCAGGTGATTTCCGATGCCAAAGCTCCTTTTGTAACATTTTTAGAGAAAAAAGCGAACTTACTAGGGAAGGATCGGTTAAGTTGGTATGACTTAGATGCACCCATCGGTCAGGTAGAATCAAAGGTTTCTTATCAAGAAGGTGCTGAATTTATTATTGAGCATTTTTCTCGCTTTGGAAAAGAAATGACTGATTTTGCGAGAAAGGCCTTTGAACAGAAATGGATTGAAGCGGAAGATCGTCCTGGAAAAGCACCTGGTGGTTTTCATACCTTTTTCCCTGAGAGTAATCAGTCAAGAATATTTATGACGTTCTCGGGAACACCATCAAATGTTTCAACTCTTGCACATGAATTAGGTCACGGCTTCCATACATATGCAATGAGAGATCAACATTATTTAAATAGAAATTATGCGATGAATGTAGCAGAAACAGCCTCGACCTTTGCAGAAATGATCGTAGCTGATGCTGCAGTCAAGCAAGCGAGGAACCCTGAGGAAAAGCTAGCGTTATTAGAGGATAAAATACAGCGTTCAGTAGCATTATTAATGAATATACACGCTCGCTTTCTATTTGAAACACGCTTCTATGAGGAAAGAAAAAATGGAGTCGTAGGAACAGAACGTTTAAATCAATTAATGAAAGAAGCACAGGAAGAGGCGTATGGGGGGGCATTAGATGAGTATCATCCATTGTTCTGGGCCTCTAAACTACATTTCTTTATCACAGGCGTTCCTTTTTATAATTTCCCTTACACATTTGGTTATTTATTTTCACTAGGAATTTATGCAAAGGCACAAGAAGAAGGGGAAGGCTACGAGGAAAAGTACGTTGCGCTGTTAAAAGATACAGCCTCTATGACTGTAGAGGAATTAGCTTGGAAGCATTTGAATGTTGATTTAACAAAGCCGGATTTTTGGGAAAAAGCTGTACAGCTATGTGTAGCTGATGTTGAGGAATTTTTATCGTTAACGAAATGA
- the sigK gene encoding RNA polymerase sporulation sigma factor SigK produces MSGILTALSYLVKEMVFLVSYVKNNAFPQPLSSADEKKYLRLMADGDAHARNMLIEHNLRLVAHIVKKFENTGEDSEDLISIGTIGLIKAIESYSEGKGTKLATYAARCIENEILMHLRALKKTKKDVSLHDPIGQDKEGNEISLIDVLKSESEDVIETIQLNMELEKVKEFIDVLDDREKEVIVGRFGLDLKKEKTQREIAKELGISRSYVSRIEKRALMKMFHEFYRAEKEKRKRDSQS; encoded by the coding sequence ATGTCAGGTATATTGACTGCACTTAGCTATTTAGTTAAGGAAATGGTGTTTTTAGTTTCCTATGTTAAAAATAATGCATTTCCACAACCATTATCATCGGCAGATGAAAAGAAATATTTACGATTAATGGCAGATGGTGATGCTCATGCTCGTAATATGCTTATTGAACATAATCTCCGTCTCGTCGCTCATATCGTCAAAAAGTTTGAGAATACGGGAGAAGATTCAGAGGATTTAATCTCCATAGGAACCATTGGATTAATTAAAGCCATTGAAAGCTATTCTGAAGGGAAAGGAACAAAACTTGCTACGTATGCGGCTCGTTGTATAGAAAACGAAATCCTCATGCATTTACGGGCTTTAAAGAAGACCAAAAAAGATGTGTCCCTTCACGATCCAATTGGTCAGGATAAAGAAGGAAATGAGATATCATTAATCGATGTGTTGAAGTCAGAATCGGAGGATGTCATTGAAACCATTCAACTTAATATGGAGCTTGAAAAGGTAAAAGAATTTATAGACGTGCTCGATGACAGGGAAAAGGAAGTAATCGTCGGTCGATTTGGTCTCGATTTAAAAAAGGAAAAAACACAACGAGAGATTGCCAAAGAGTTAGGCATATCAAGAAGCTATGTTTCAAGAATTGAAAAGAGAGCATTAATGAAGATGTTTCATGAATTTTATCGAGCGGAGAAGGAAAAGAGAAAGCGTGATTCTCAAAGTTAG
- a CDS encoding DUF5348 domain-containing protein encodes MKSRWKEMNYNAELDCWVVFWGDNTGYKMRCGEWFDLHLGNGKILSCRLELGRDWYIITGRNEIRFYLKNNETYHVDL; translated from the coding sequence ATGAAAAGCCGCTGGAAAGAAATGAACTACAACGCTGAGTTGGATTGTTGGGTTGTGTTTTGGGGAGATAATACAGGTTATAAAATGCGTTGCGGTGAATGGTTTGATCTCCATCTAGGAAATGGAAAGATTCTATCTTGCCGTTTGGAACTGGGTAGAGACTGGTACATCATTACTGGCAGAAATGAGATTAGGTTCTACCTTAAGAATAATGAAACGTATCACGTTGATTTGTAA
- a CDS encoding ExeA family protein, producing the protein MFETFYEMDNTPFTRDLPTDQLYDSSMMQEILGRLKYAADRQLFAVLSGDSGTGKTTTIRKFVNRLDKGKFHVLYLSDSKLTPRHFYKGLLEQLGSEAKFYRGDAKRQLHREIELMKGIRGLQPVVVVDEAHLLDREMLEEVRFLLNFKMDSQSPMALILVGQSELWDRLRLQSYAAIRQRIDIQFQLGHLDRAQVEEYVSRHLRYAGVDQPIFSDGALDEIHQFSGGAARLINKLCTHSLLYGSQNGRRIIDDHMIKQVIQGELS; encoded by the coding sequence GTGTTTGAAACCTTTTATGAAATGGACAATACACCTTTTACCAGAGATCTACCAACAGACCAACTTTATGATTCTTCCATGATGCAAGAAATCCTTGGAAGGCTAAAATATGCAGCCGATAGACAGCTTTTTGCGGTCCTAAGTGGAGATAGTGGTACAGGAAAGACTACGACAATCCGTAAGTTTGTGAATAGATTAGATAAAGGAAAATTTCATGTCCTTTATCTATCAGATTCAAAATTAACCCCGCGCCATTTTTATAAAGGGCTATTGGAACAACTAGGCTCTGAAGCGAAGTTTTATCGAGGAGATGCGAAACGGCAGCTTCACCGAGAGATAGAATTGATGAAAGGTATACGAGGACTCCAGCCAGTTGTAGTAGTGGATGAAGCTCACCTTCTGGACCGGGAAATGCTTGAAGAAGTTCGTTTTCTATTAAACTTCAAAATGGATTCGCAAAGTCCGATGGCGCTTATTCTCGTCGGTCAAAGCGAGCTATGGGATCGACTTCGACTGCAATCATATGCAGCCATACGCCAAAGAATCGATATCCAATTCCAGCTAGGCCATCTCGATCGTGCTCAAGTTGAAGAATATGTATCTAGGCATCTTCGTTATGCCGGAGTTGATCAACCTATCTTTTCTGATGGGGCGCTTGATGAAATTCATCAGTTCTCTGGTGGTGCCGCAAGGCTCATTAATAAACTTTGTACACATAGTCTTTTATATGGCTCACAAAATGGTCGAAGAATCATTGATGATCATATGATTAAGCAAGTTATCCAGGGGGAACTTTCATGA
- a CDS encoding DDE-type integrase/transposase/recombinase — MRNHKKSEELAVQRFQLISPLLAEGLDAGKLKELKEQIAKANGLSERTIRRYLAQFREDGFGGLKPQGRKGSQKSEAIPPHILEQAILLRKEVPSRSVAQIIQILEWEELAEPGQIKRSTLQEKLTEKGYSSRHMRLYSQTGVAARRFQKRHRNQLWQSDIKYGPYLPIGPNGIKKQVYLVAFIDDATRLVVHAAFYPTLDSRIIEDAFRQAIQKYGVPEAVYFDNGKQYRTKWMSRTCSKIGTRLTYTRPYSAESKGKIERFNRVIDSFISEAVIEKPNTLDRLNELFQVWLTECYQNKPHSALGEKISPETAFRSDRKAIRFIDPDTLSNAFLHCETRKVDKSGCISFMDHKYEVGLTFIGRQVDVVYDPANIEELTIEFEGYTPWKARKLVIGERAGKRPELPEHLKVQSVDSSRLLKAAERKNQERQIEQKPAVTFRAVWKEDDSRV; from the coding sequence ATGAGGAATCATAAGAAATCAGAAGAATTGGCAGTGCAGCGTTTTCAGCTGATATCCCCTTTATTGGCAGAAGGACTTGATGCTGGAAAATTAAAAGAGTTAAAAGAACAGATTGCGAAAGCCAATGGCCTTTCAGAAAGAACTATTAGGCGATATTTAGCTCAATTTCGTGAGGATGGATTTGGGGGATTGAAGCCACAAGGAAGAAAAGGTTCTCAAAAGTCAGAAGCTATCCCTCCTCATATATTGGAACAGGCTATTCTTCTTCGAAAAGAAGTGCCAAGCCGTAGTGTGGCACAGATTATCCAGATTCTTGAATGGGAAGAATTAGCTGAACCAGGACAAATTAAAAGATCCACACTGCAGGAAAAGCTGACTGAAAAAGGATATAGTTCGCGACATATGCGCCTATATTCTCAAACTGGAGTTGCCGCCCGACGATTTCAGAAACGGCATCGGAACCAACTTTGGCAATCAGATATCAAATATGGCCCATATTTACCTATTGGTCCAAATGGAATCAAGAAACAAGTATATCTTGTCGCTTTTATCGACGATGCCACAAGGTTAGTGGTTCATGCAGCCTTTTATCCTACTCTAGATTCAAGAATCATTGAAGATGCATTCCGACAAGCAATCCAAAAATATGGTGTTCCGGAAGCAGTGTATTTTGATAATGGAAAGCAATATAGAACCAAGTGGATGTCACGCACATGTTCCAAAATTGGCACTCGTCTTACTTACACAAGGCCTTATTCTGCCGAATCAAAAGGAAAAATTGAAAGATTTAATAGAGTTATAGATTCATTTATTAGTGAAGCTGTCATCGAAAAGCCCAATACTCTAGATCGACTGAATGAACTTTTTCAGGTGTGGTTGACAGAGTGTTATCAGAATAAGCCTCACTCTGCACTTGGGGAGAAAATTAGTCCGGAAACAGCTTTTCGTTCGGACAGGAAAGCAATTCGCTTTATCGATCCTGATACTTTAAGCAATGCCTTTCTTCATTGCGAAACAAGAAAAGTTGATAAGTCAGGATGCATCAGTTTCATGGATCACAAATATGAGGTGGGTTTAACATTTATTGGACGACAGGTTGATGTTGTCTATGATCCTGCGAATATCGAGGAACTTACCATTGAGTTCGAGGGTTATACTCCTTGGAAAGCTAGAAAGCTTGTCATTGGGGAAAGAGCTGGAAAACGGCCTGAATTACCTGAGCACCTGAAGGTGCAGAGTGTTGACTCTTCAAGACTATTAAAGGCAGCTGAACGAAAGAATCAGGAACGTCAAATCGAACAAAAACCTGCCGTAACCTTCCGTGCTGTCTGGAAGGAGGATGATTCTCGTGTTTGA